The genomic interval GCGGGCGTCGGCAATGGTCACGGTCAGCCGGTCACTCTCGGGCAGTCCAAAGTATTCCCGGGACACCGCCACAACCTCCGGACGCAACTCCACGGCGTGGATGTGGCAGTTCGGATACAGGTGGTGGAAGGCACTGGCCATCACGCCACCGCCAAGACCTAAAATGGTGACATGGCGGGGCTGGGCAAAGGCCGCCGGCAACATCATGGCACGGTTATACTCGTGCACCGGCAGATGCGGGCGACGCCGGTCGATCTTGCTTTGCTCGAATGCCGAGTTGAAGGTCAGCACCCGGTGCTTGCGGTAATCAATCACCAGGATGCTGCCGAGGGCGTCCTTGGCGTGGTGAATAATCTCTCCCTGGTTGAACACAGGCGTCAGGCACTTAGCCTGGCGATGGCCGATTCCGCCCCGGCCGCGCGGGCATGGTCGAGCGCGGTCGCGCCTTTGTCGTCGGTCAGTTCCAGCGTGGCGCCAGCGGTCAGTAATGGCTCAATCAGATGAACCGCGTTGTTGTCGGCCGCGATCATCAGGGGCGTCCGGCCCTGGTTGTCTGCCAGGTTCGGGTTGGCGCCCTGCTCCAGTAGCACCTCAACGGTCTGGGTGTGGTCGTTGGCGGTGGCCAGCATCAGCAGGCTCTCACCCTCACTGGTACGGATATCCACCGGCACGCCGGCGCCCAGTAGCGGCATTAGCAGTCCGGCGGCGCCGTT from Marinobacter sp. LA51 carries:
- a CDS encoding ankyrin repeat domain-containing protein; this encodes MSKQQPGQPQAPDNQKDEDAVAFAQGIFELARNGAAGLLMPLLGAGVPVDIRTSEGESLLMLATANDHTQTVEVLLEQGANPNLADNQGRTPLMIAADNNAVHLIEPLLTAGATLELTDDKGATALDHARAAGAESAIARLSA
- a CDS encoding spermidine synthase; amino-acid sequence: MFNQGEIIHHAKDALGSILVIDYRKHRVLTFNSAFEQSKIDRRRPHLPVHEYNRAMMLPAAFAQPRHVTILGLGGGVMASAFHHLYPNCHIHAVELRPEVVAVSREYFGLPESDRLTVTIADARDALSKLPDASTDLVLADLYSGDRMSPAQAQRMFIDQCSRVLSPNGWLTLNYHRPPEPGSVYLRQLRQQFAKLLMFRSKTNNTVIYASKQPFEALHSRDPALLALEQKLPIDWRKLMTKVMPL